In Thermodesulfobacteriota bacterium, the following proteins share a genomic window:
- a CDS encoding alpha-ketoacid dehydrogenase subunit beta — translation MQVTYIEAIRQAMEEEMARDENVLLMGEDVGVLGGAVKVSAGL, via the coding sequence ATGCAGGTCACCTACATCGAGGCGATCCGCCAGGCGATGGAAGAGGAGATGGCCCGCGACGAGAACGTCCTGCTCATGGGGGAGGACGTCGGCGTCCTCGGAGGCGCGGTCAAGGTGTCGGCGGGGCTCA
- a CDS encoding thiamine pyrophosphate-dependent dehydrogenase E1 component subunit alpha, with protein MTERKDRELYHWLRLIREFEGRVSALDKQGKLTGGVYSGKGQEAVTVGFCHDLRKEDWIFPLHRDLGAYLVKGADPRLLMAQIFGKRSGFSRGKDSYLHGGDLSNGIFGATSMLGGTLPVAAGMAFKFKVRKEDRVAVAFFGEGASSRGDVHEAMNFAGVHKLPVIFVCENNFYAYSTPNELQFAVDSVAERAAGYGFKGDVVNGNDLHSVMESARKAIDRARSGGGPTLVECRTYRYHGHSEHDRADYREEEEVITWESRDPIVLWELYLERKKNDIKAVRKETEEAVRRIVDEAVSFAEASPLPEGPEAMEDLYAMPIDTEVR; from the coding sequence ATGACCGAGCGGAAAGACCGGGAACTGTACCACTGGCTCCGCCTGATCCGTGAATTCGAGGGGCGCGTTTCCGCTCTCGACAAGCAGGGGAAGCTGACCGGCGGCGTCTACTCCGGCAAGGGGCAGGAGGCGGTGACGGTGGGCTTCTGCCACGACCTGCGGAAGGAGGACTGGATCTTCCCCCTCCACCGGGACCTGGGCGCCTACCTCGTCAAGGGGGCGGACCCCCGGCTGCTGATGGCGCAGATCTTCGGCAAGCGCAGCGGTTTTTCCAGGGGGAAGGACTCCTACCTCCACGGCGGCGACCTGTCGAACGGGATCTTCGGCGCCACGTCGATGCTGGGCGGCACGCTTCCGGTGGCGGCGGGGATGGCCTTCAAGTTCAAGGTGCGCAAGGAGGACCGCGTGGCGGTGGCGTTCTTCGGCGAGGGGGCCAGCAGCCGCGGCGACGTGCACGAGGCGATGAACTTCGCCGGCGTCCACAAGCTGCCGGTGATCTTCGTCTGCGAGAACAACTTCTACGCCTACTCCACGCCGAACGAGCTCCAGTTCGCGGTGGACAGCGTGGCCGAGCGCGCCGCCGGCTACGGCTTCAAAGGGGACGTGGTCAACGGCAACGACCTGCACTCCGTGATGGAGTCCGCCCGGAAAGCGATCGACCGGGCGCGGAGCGGGGGAGGCCCCACGCTGGTGGAATGCCGGACCTACCGCTACCACGGCCACTCCGAGCACGACCGCGCGGATTACCGGGAAGAGGAAGAGGTCATCACCTGGGAGAGCCGCGACCCCATCGTCCTGTGGGAGCTGTACCTCGAGAGGAAGAAGAACGACATCAAGGCCGTCCGGAAGGAGACGGAGGAAGCGGTCCGCAGGATCGTCGACGAGGCCGTCTCCTTCGCGGAGGCGAGCCCCCTTCCCGAGGGGCCGGAGGCGATGGAGGACCTGTACGCCATGCCGATCGACACGGAGGTCCGCTGA